Sequence from the Thermocoleostomius sinensis A174 genome:
AGTAGAACACTCTTCATTTAACCAGCCTGGCAATCCTCCAACCATCATGCAAATTTACTTGGACTACAGTGCCACCACTCCTGTGCGTGCCGAAGCAATGGCTTTGATGCAGCAGGTGATGACCGAACAATGGGGCAATCCTTCCAGCTTACATCAATGGGGACAGCGGGCCGCGACTGTTCTAGAAACCGCTCGGGAACAGGTGGCAGAGTTACTTCAAGCTGTGCCAGACTCGATCGTATTTACATCAGGTGGAACCGAATCCAATAATCTCGCGATTTGGGGCATTGCCCAGCAGTACACGATTCCGCAACATTTGATTATTTCCAGCGTGGAACATTCGGCAATCTCTGAACCTGTTCGCTTGCTAGAAAAGTGGGGCTGGCAAGTCACACGCTTGCCAGTGGATGCACATGGGCGAGTCGATCCGAATGATTTACAAGCTGCATTGCGCCGAAATACTGTTTTGGTTTCAATTATCTATGGTCAAAGCGAAGTTGGGACGCTACAACCGATCGAAACGCTAGGACAAATTGTTCGTGATCACGGGGCATTGTTTCACACCGACGCGGTGCAAGTGGCTGGACGCATTCCCATTAACCTTCAGCAGCTACCCGTTGATTTGCTTTCGGTTTCTAGTCATAAGTTATATGGACCGCAAGGCGCTGGGGCACTTTATGTTAGACCGGGTGTAGAACTGCATCCGCTATTGAAGGGGGGGGGACAAGAGTTTAAGCTGCGATCGGGAACCCAAGCCGTTCCTCTCATAGCCGGGTTTGGACAGGCCGCAGTATTAGCGGCTCAAGAGATGATCAGCGAAATACCACGGTTGATACGATTGCGCGATCGCCTCTTTGATCGATTAGCCGATGTACCGATTCTGGTACCAACGGGCGATCGATTGCATC
This genomic interval carries:
- a CDS encoding cysteine desulfurase family protein, coding for MQIYLDYSATTPVRAEAMALMQQVMTEQWGNPSSLHQWGQRAATVLETAREQVAELLQAVPDSIVFTSGGTESNNLAIWGIAQQYTIPQHLIISSVEHSAISEPVRLLEKWGWQVTRLPVDAHGRVDPNDLQAALRRNTVLVSIIYGQSEVGTLQPIETLGQIVRDHGALFHTDAVQVAGRIPINLQQLPVDLLSVSSHKLYGPQGAGALYVRPGVELHPLLKGGGQEFKLRSGTQAVPLIAGFGQAAVLAAQEMISEIPRLIRLRDRLFDRLADVPILVPTGDRLHRLPHHVSFHLSHADSETLSGQTIVRQMNLAGIGISSGSACHSGKLVPSPVLLAMGLSDRLAKTGIRLTLGRHTTDADIDWTAMVLKQVLKRLASEPLLSSTSR